Within Diabrotica virgifera virgifera chromosome 7, PGI_DIABVI_V3a, the genomic segment GGAGTGAGAGGGTCCTATTTGGTGTCTTTCGATAGATTTTGGAATATATTGAACAAATATTTTtcatgaagtaaagaaacacagacttactcacaatcatttaataatactttgacgaccggtttcgatctctacactattcagatcagcttcaggtcggcgttacaagtagttaaatgctacaattaaaagaaagccagagttagaacattgtctggttgtatcaAAATGCAAATAGAAACCCAAAATTTTGAAAAGTGATGCAACTGTTGACGTTTCAGAACAACAAACTAATACATACATATGCACACATATGAGAAACAGCTACTCATAAGCATGCATACGCACATAGATGCAtgcggtttatgactatttgttgaataagttaaatttttaaaaattattaaaaaaatattaaaaactgttttcTAAAACTTAAAACTATATAATTTTGAtccacttacatgccgttacaaaggatgctttgtaagttcatcGATAACATGTTTTAACGTTCAACttatgctaataggatagctaggtAAGGGACTGGGCaagcggacatgcttcgtaggtcaaaacacagtgaattggaatggatcctgaaggtaGATGTGTGTTGTGAAACAGAGAAAGATGTATTAGTAatgagaaagacaacgttcgAGTGGGAATGTTATTAATGCAGCTGAGTTCTAAATAGACTTATTGTAAACACTTGTACTATTGTGAAGGTCTTTGCTCTTAGATGTTTTGAGCTATGGGCAGAGGTCAAAGTAAGgaaaatgacaaataggaataaATATTCAAGTTTATATTGTTCCCAGTCACAGGACTACGGGATGTTATTTATTTAGTATCATTGTAGGTGCCTAACACTTGGAAATCTATGAATGTAGAGGATTATAAGAAAAGTAATTAGATAAAAAAGATAGATAAAAAAGAttgtcaaaataaaattggttgaaaaactgtaaaaaattaaagGTGATCTGAAAAAGGAAGGGGTTTGTTTAATATTGAAtaaataattacagggtgtaggcacttacttgtgaaaatattaaaataaataaataaatgaacaCAGAACACATATGATTTTTATAACTACACAGACAAAACAACAAGTGATATAAATTTGGATGGGAAGTAGCACTACATTTCCAAAATTCACTAAataactgatttttaattttctaaactGAAATTTAGTTTTTGTGTTTCCTCATTTAAAGGGAATTTTGacaatatttttcagttttttgatccagTGTTCATTACGTCAAATATTCGACCGTCCCGCTACTTTTGAGATACGTTTACGCATGTACCTTACGTTTGCATATTTTATGAGTCTTGTAGCATATTATTAGTAAAACAACTTATTAAGTAGATGATTTTTAAATATGTAGTTCATCTAGTACTTTTTTTAAGGTCATCGTCCAGCAGCGATAGTCACTCCTATCGAAGGTACCACCCGCGATATTCTAGAAGTAACTTTAAACATCGGTGGATATCCCCTGGTATTGGCAGATACGGCTGGCCTCAGGTCAGATTCAATAGATGTCGTTGAAAAAGAGGGAATTAGTAGAGCTCTACAACTATACGAAAAGTCTGATCTTGTAATTTTAGTAGTTGATTCGGAGAGATATTTGCGATGGAAAAATGATCATGCAGATTTGAGTTTTAAAGACTACCTTGTAGATTATTTAGAAAAATTGAAATTGTCGGATCTTCTTAAAAGTACAAATACTAGTGATATACATTTTAATAAGCAATGTATATTGGTTTTTAATAAAGCTGATCTCTCTGAAGAAAATATTGATGTTGACATGAAGACCTGTGTGAGCATTTCCTGTATTACTGAGTCTGGTATTCCTACGCTGATAGAAAGCATTTCGTCGCATCTAAAAGACTTGtaagtataaattattattttttttacattttttactttcgGCATTCAGCCTGCAATGAATTTTACActtaatttatttagtttttatgttaatctatttatacttatttttaatttatttatactgAACTATTTACACTAAAACATAATTTATATAATACATTTATTAAATTCCCGATTAAAAGCGTATATTCTATACCCGTTTATTATTAAAACTTTACGAGGTAATTTCTATATTCAGAATGAACCTTTCAAATTATTCCTTATTTACGGTTACCCTGCTTCTCGAACCCTCTACGGGACTCCTCTCGTTCAACCAGTTATTTGTCTTGTCCGTCAAACAATCCGGAATAATCTATAGACATAGCTGCGTCATCTTGATCCCAGCCAGCAGTAAAAACTGATTCCAAAGACTTGAGGCTATAGTGTTGTTTATTTGGGTGGGGTCCCATTAATGGTGGAGTTATCTAGTGGGCCATTGACCAGGTAACTAACGTAACAAGTCTTTTTTGTTTCTAAATTTTTCTTCGAGATTTCTTCTGATTAAAGGAACTTCTGAAGATTGTTTcttgtattaaaaataatactgCACCGTTGAAGAAAACTAAGGATTTATTTCAGCATTTTATCATCTAGTTAAAATTATTCATTAAAAAGTGATTAAAATCTTTATTGTGTTTTtgtagtatttaaaaaaatataataaaaataaaaaaagagctAAGTACTAACCAGCATCAGCTCACTATTCTTCTAGGCAACATCAGACATGCTATATTTAAACGCGTTAAAGTGTGTCTGCCTGGCCAGTACAGGTCGATAAAGTTTCAGATGTAGAGCAGACACTGGTGTCTCCTATGACTCGCGAGGAAAGTACCAGAGTAGACACGGGTTTAAGTCATGGCGCTCAACTTGTTAAGCTTACACTTCTGTGTAAGCAGAACATTATTTCACGACGCAGCCTAATTCAGTGCTTGCGTAAATTTTGGTGTCATGCTATTATTGAACTATAAAGCAAAATATATTCAGCCCTGTgctggatgaccgaagttatatTTAACGTTTGcgttaaagttaagataacttTGACAGATAACTGTCTCGATAAGTTTCTACGTAAATTCCGTCTGACGTATCTGTCACCGTTATGAGATGAGTTATTTCTTAAACGTTAAAAAAGAAGTAACTATTGGTTTCTCTAACAAAGAGAACTttatgtagaaatagtacaagttCGAGCGAGTGCGAGAGAATGATGGGAACATGGCACATGATGGGAGGATAACCATAAAAGTAGGTATGGTTCTAAGTTCTACTTAAAATCCCTATGTTTATAAATTTCAACTTATATCACTCgatttgatttttgcatgatttttaaaattgtattacacttctattcttaaattattagctttatttttcgtttttaattattgttttaattttattattacctACGTATTTTTAATTGTTATCTTAGGTCTATgcttttgatatttttaattttatgctgctttatatttgatatttaatttaattattaaattaataaaataccgCACAAGATCCTGGGACAACCGGAAGCAGCGTTCTACGTTAAATATTCAGTTGATTTCTATctatggagacctgtaagaaggagtggaaacgcaatgcatcgtttgtgggctaacttttcaacctctaattcaactttcagcaatcgccgctagaggcgcaagtgttcgaataggtgctacaaatacattagctcttatggacttatttaatatttaactcattttatttttgtttttagcgtaattagatattaatttattggtggattgtagctgaatatgttttatgccaaaaataaattattttaactttataacatatcgacgtgtggtaaaaagtgtattctttatataccattgtagatggagatgtgacatcaaatttaaatttgtcattactttaatatgtaggacagcttattttgaagcggaaatattttgtcacattatctaactgccacatttatataccaatggtatttcaactgcaaattaattttttaatatctttgtaactgatcaaaaagtttgttagttgaaaaaattgacttaactgtacgtaattgtttttaaaaagtttaaaaagttatttaaataatttgaagtttattgatcaattttttttaattattctttttatcaaaatttaaactgttttttttttaatacttcatttatctatattctgaaagcttacctatcagatgtttaaatttagttaataaaaatatatgtctataaactacgcagacgatagtctgacttttataaaattaatgttaatttttgtgaaatattttgtctcaaaaaatgcattgtttcgacagaaaaactttcaagatcgtcctactattatcactataattttcaggttaaaataaaaaccaataataggcacaaattttatttacaccgaaggaaataacatacaaacgaataggttTAATCCacgaacgttataaataacataaagacaaatctttataaaaagtctttattaacttcgttaagttcccttttgaattttttatcggaacgataactcgatataaatcccggtacgaagcaagttcttttagtgtaagctttcttggcactcatatttaaataatattaaccaccaaaaccaataatcttatattaactacgaataattaattattttcgaaattttcacattcactccaatgcaaaagtagcatctatttctacgccaccgccgccctagcgagaaaccaagcaaacaggcaaaattgtgtacaaaaatttcaaggtcgtcctatctcgattcctctcctctgtgtaggtctccatatttctatctaaaaacaaatcaaaacataaacCTAACCTTACAATCCTTACATAACCACAAAGTTGTCTCATAACTGCacccatagatatataatactctagattgcgccctgcgatcttaaaatgggtgacggttgcgacagagataaatgagcctatttggtcggtagtctctttttaatttaaggggaatatcgacgacgtgactatcccactttatcgagtaatatgtgttgacagctggagcgggtggtgacgagaagtggtctttggtcttcggacgtggataatcgtggttcgaatcccataccaactttaccttttttatttttatttaatcaatattgcgtttattagatatttttacatctgaaaaatggacctaagtaaatctagcagataataaatgtacctatgtatagtaagttaatattggaatacataatttgtgaactgcatagtaaaataaaagtcattcgttattaatataaattcgtccttattcgaatgatgtgaatatttgttttgcttctacttttttaaaaaattgtaacaatagtttcataaataaaaataatgtctaattacttataattgaatgggtcatttcaaaaacagcaaagtccacaattttgggaaactaactttttgagaggaatagactcctttaagataaacgttgtgtgcaaaaacgacaccagtccagtaaaaacattaggaacaaaactacaatataactctgaattttgatgtcatccatttcatccatctttcgactatatagttaagttttctttgctcttctgtaaaattaggaatatgtgactcgtattgtttttgaaatgaccgattcaattaataaatcgatggtacattatgttgatattaattattggtaattttttacgaatatttttaattactttatactattctaccattaacttattaaaaaaaataacattggcttttatatttttaaaaatctataggtacctacacagtttttcttatttgttatatatttctttgcatagatttattttagagatgtaataatatctaataaacgcaatattgattaaataaaaaataaaaaaagtaaagattagtatgggattcgaaccaggattatccacgtccgaagacaaacgaccagttctcgtcgccatccgctcgaactgtcaaaccatctaaaatactcgatgacagagtaggatagtgacgtcgtcgatactccccttgaattagaaagagactaccgaccaaataggctcatttatctctgtcgcaaccgtcacccattttaagatcgtaaggcgcaatctagagtattataaatcTATGACTGCACCATAGAGTTATATTACCATATATTATGCAccatatattagcatagagagagtgtcattaagagcgaagtgacgacaccatcttttttatttggattagtgctgtttcactcttacgcatagtaaagctgcgacagttgtGCTCACAGATCACTTAACTCTCTTTAGATGTTTCACGCAGGTATCTCAAGGTCATACTAAACTAAATGTCATTTTTAGTAATGATACGTTTTTTGAGATGTCGCCATGCACCTGGAGTGAAGATTTCTTCTATATCACTGAGTCTGAGTGTCATTataatttgtcaattgtcatCATTGTCAGTTTTTATCTTTATGTCagtaaaaatgtttatctgataatctGATTGTTAGCAGTAATAAAAAATCCTGATTTAGATAAAATGGATTCAAATACAGTTTTTGAAACAAAACGAATGTGATTTGAAGATCCATAGGAAGATCAAATTCCTAGCTTACATTTGCATGGTGAGTTCAACAAGTATTTGTTATTAGAGAACAAGTAACacaaggtttgttccaacacgactgaGAACCGTACATGTAACGATCACTGTCCTGCGCAGTACCATGGAACGTATGTTTTCGTTCCCATGGAACCCATGGAACGTTAATTTTCTAGTAACGAAACGGTAATCTGACGGTTcttggtcgtgttggaacaaacctacaGTTAGTGGTGTAGGGAAGCAAACGAATGTAACACCAAGCAAGTAACccctacagaaaatatataattaatacaaattattttacgtgaaatgaatatggttattatcaaatcaattatattaattttttgttttagttgaaagtcctcaacaagtagagatgcacacatgtttcaatcatttgagatacccttttgtagaagtatttggaagataactattaataatttcatttgtaaagatacgatttgtaaaaaagtatatacaaagtggttttgctggtattaaataaataaataaaaatacgttgtcatgtcttattttttcccaaatggtattttgtatatttgaaattaaaaataatttgcatattttaaaaccaaattatttttttttcaactatacaaatattttaacctaacattttcttcccaccaaaattacattttgaaattccCGCTTGAAATTAGTTCCGATACAAGCGGCATGAAGCgctgtttttcatatttaaccAAAGCGTTATCGTGAAACATCTAGAGGAGGTAGGTGATCTGTGGTTGTGCTCCCCTTCCGTACCTATACCACCGAACAACCCTATACTCACACTTAATgtcttagacaaggaaaaaagagagaacgggtaacactcatttaacacacacgttccaaaagtgaagccggtttttggtttgtttgtcaccagaaacatggcggtcacgtcaaaaataacaatgggttgccagtggtgggtgttcgttgaaggttaaaatttcataaaaaataaagtaaatcatcatctaaaattcgtaataaaaacatatgtatgtattgaaacatatgtacgtaatacgagaaacttaataaaacatttaccgtacacaaattcttcattttaaatacatttcatgtttttattttaaatactcaatgcataacaattCCCCAAAGATACatcgatgatcaaaatctctggtgtcagtttggcttcacttttggtcataggattactcgtcctctctctttccttgtctaagctTAATGTTATCTTAGTCTCTCGATAAAATGTgatgccgcaaaccagtccatgagatcttgtcgtcaggaagcgcggaaggtaggctcactctatgttaatatatacctctatgaacTGCACGTTTGACTTCGCGTTATAAAGATTGCGTTGATACATCAGACACCAAACAACCCGAAGGTGCACTTCAATAAATTTCATTGTTTAGCTGTCAGACAGATTCTGTGACCTTGCGCCATTTTATCGGTCCAAGTGGTCAGATCCGGCTTTGCTTAAATAGATGTTGCAGCACCGGTGTTGATTTTTCAAATAagtgtatcaaataaaatttatttactttaaacttatttaacgtataattttaattaaaaaatatatcgtGACCTAATAGCGATCTAATAAGAGCTTCTCTGTATTCTATGTATTTTATCTCtatttctgtaatttttttgtacaaaaaatagGAGTTCCAAGCTCTACAATAACAAAGTATGTATAAGTAcgttttcaacaatattttatacacagggtgtccaaaaactctaccgacaaacgaagacaggagattcctcagataaatttaagacattttaacctaattcttctagtccgaaaatgcttcctaagagggctagagctctttaaatatggcgtcttgtaattagtttttcttaaataacgccAGAACGCTCTCATTTAGAAACATGagaattggtacgcatatttatctttcaaagataaatcgattacatttattgtgaacttttagtaccggtcataggcgtccgttttgggtagggcaacggttattttatcggataacttttatgtctttaacttttaagcatttttgacactggattattaaattatgaggtatccttgtactaaaaggtactcttcctttaagtcggtagaacacaaGGTTTTCtaaaaaatcgatttcaaaatttttcgtttcttgaatttccaaaaaaaaattcaaaaaaaaaagttagaaaaacgaaaattggtacgtttatttatattccagagatgaatcgatttcattaattgcgaatttgtagtaccggtcatatgcgtccgttttgggtaggtcaagagttattttatcgcataacttttttgcctttaatttttaagaatttgtgactttagattattaaattatgagctattctagtactaaaagttgcTCTTGGtataagttagtaaaatacactgtttttttttgaaaacttttttgcagtttttttttcaaatttaaaagacgaaaaattttcaaatcgatttttctagaaaacgacgtgtcctacggacttaaatcaagagcaccttttagtactagaatatctcacagtATAATAATCcaatatcaaaaatgcttaaaagttaaagataaaaaagttatgcgataaaataaccgttgccctacccataacggacgcctatgaccgatactagaaattcacgATGAATGAAATCGATGCATCTTTGGAAGATAAATGTGTGtgccaatttttgtttttctaaatacaaGGGTTCTGGAGGTatctaagaaaaactaattacaagacgccatcttcaaagagctctagctcccttaggaagcattttcggactagatgaattgggtttaaatgtcttaaaattatatgaggagtctcctgtcttcgtttgtcggtagagtttctggacaccctgtatacataatataGGTAaagttttgttctgaagctatttccttgtggcatttttataatcaactattttcaatgatTGAATACaagaattattttgtattttgacaataacacctgacttgggcgtcgaaacgttaataaaatcattttttggtaaaattgtggcttatttcccattgaaaataattGATTAGGTAAAGTTTCATagttaacaccaaattttcaagTACCTACCCATTTAAGtacatacacatttataaaaacattgtgAATTTAAAAATGCTTACCTTGATTCGTCTTTTGGAAAACGGAAAAAAACTATAGCTGAAATTTGATACCGTGTTTTTACAGTTGATCGCTGCACAGATTAAATTCGAACTGCCTTTCTTTTTGTCCATATCCATAATTATTATTGCACAATGCACAAAATCACCGAACAGAACAACACAAAATCAAAGTAACCCCGAAACAAGCGTGATCTGACAACAACAATCACAAATTGATCGTGTCAGCAGCGGACCTGTGGACCGAAAAAATGGCCGCCAGCCGTGCGCAAACCAGatgcgcgaacttttcccgccgAGTCGACTGTGCCTTCGGGTTGTTCGGTGcatcagataactcaagaactgtcaagaaataccgcaagtagttaagttaaataGGATATATCACACCAATTCGACGATTATAACTTAACTTACAAGATAACTTTACGTTATATTTAACGTGAGTGATTCATCACAGGGCTGAAtatttattctaattttaataaaaatagggGTAGTTGGTTTGTAACTTGAGACAACCATATGATTTCTTAAGAAgaacttttattattatatagaAGTTAGattaattttttactaaactgAAAGTGTCACCTAGAAATAATACATTATTTTTCTTTAGATGTGGAGAACCAACCGTTGAGCATCCCAGTATGAACCAGATTAGGCATCGACAGCATCTCACTGATTGTTTGAAATATTTAAGGTTATTTATTAAGAGTAGCGATAATCATAATCAAGATTTAGTCATAATGGCGGAACATCTAAGACGATCACTAAAACATTTGGGAAAATTATTAGGGAAAGTTACCACAGAAGATTTATTGGAtgtaatttttaaagatttttgtaTTGGTAAATAATGTGTCCGATTAAATacgtttttagaatatttttttattccatCGCGTATTTCGTCTGCCATAGACTTTTCTTGTAGATGTTTGCCTTGTATTATCTCCAATCACCAATGACAGAATAAATATCCACAAGTTGCTTACCAAAATGGTATAAAAATTAAAAGATGACTGACTATAACTTAAAAAGAGAACAAGAAATCATACAAAACTGTGTCTGGAGTAAAAATTAAACACGTAATTTCGAATGATACCAGTAAACTGTTTATTAATTTTGCATTGGGGAACAATATGAAATTGCCTGGATGGCAATACCACTGTTAAGGCCGGGACATACATAACCGGACCGAACCAGCACCAAGCAGAGACAGCGACACATATACGGTGCGGTGCGGTGGTAGGAGAACACACTTGCCCGTCACCGTTCTGAGTGACGGCCGTAGTATTCTTAACGTGGTATGTTTCTCTGTGTCCATCGTGGTGTCCATCATGTTTTCAAATTTCGTAAAAGTGGCAATAATTGCCGTGGCTCTAGAGGAAGAAACTTCGAGGGGGGGAGAGGATTTGGGTGGATAGTGCGTGGAAATCAAGAGTAATATGTAATTTcttttattgaagataatttatttattaaagtgtactttaactttttgtatgattaataatgatagtatgattaaaaaaaatagactttttgggaaaacatttttttttaattgtttaaacaaattagactgtcaacaaattgcatatttataatgttcgcaaaaagtacatacaaattaacaaaaagaaagaTTAAAATCCATTCCTGGCTCCAAAATTTAGTATATctcgagatatagaaaatgatagtaggtagttttaagttgcttttttagttttgAACTCGTGGATTTGtgggctcccagctcccccttcacttaccaagaccagtcaccatttgaactaaatttttttaattcgtataaaataccaacttttcgaatatgtaaagagattttttctacagacaatacttttaaagttattctaaatgtttataaactacaaaatttcaaaacttTGGCATcaggatttttgactataacaaataattttttatcttttttaatacattttgatagtatcgcTCTTGTACTTTCATTTGGCCTACGCAAAATTGccctattttcattattttctgtcttatgttattgcaaaacaaagatctctgagataaacaaagagaataacttttaaactaatcaATGGATGGGTATCTAATTTTGAGGGTTTATTAAGTACCTCTCCTCTGGCATTTGCTCCTTGGTGCATATTAATGTTAATAGAACTCGGATCCTGCATTTTTAATAATTCTACCGAAATTCCGTCCGTTCCTGgcgctttattattttttagtttctttgttatttgaACTACTTCTTCATAGCTCGGATTTTCAATGTGCTGCTCCGCCGTATAATATAAATATTGTCTAGTTTTGATCATTTTCATTGTCTGCTTTTAAGTTTTTTTCGAAGTAGTCGGTCAGACGGATCAGTGGGCTGAGGCGCGCTCGATCGACAAATCTAGCGGATTTACGATCGAGGTTCGAGCCCCGACTCGgtcattgaaaaataaaaaggcccACGTAGTAGCAATGAATATATACACTAATAGAAAGGTACGGGGCCTTGCAGAAGTAAGAAGGATAGGTGAAGAGAGAATACAGCTGAACTCAGGAAACATACTCTATTACAAAGGTAACGAAGACAACAACAACAACGGAGGTTGTTGGCTTCATGGTGAACAAAAGGATTGGCAAATATGTAAGCACATTTAGAGGAATTTCAGACCGCGTAACATACATGATAATGAAAATGAAAAGAACGTCACTAAAGATGCACCTACCTCTACCTATCCAGAAGAAGATATTGAAGCATTTTATGAAGACGTTACAATGGCCACAGAAGAACGTAAAACGAGAATAACACTAATTTATCGGagattttaatgcaaaattagGAATAAAGCAGGGTGAAGAAGAAACAGGGATAGGAAATTTCGGATATGGGTCAAGAAATAATAGAGGAGATACCTTAATGAACTACCTGTAAGAGAGGAAACTATATGCTATGAACTCTTTCTTCAATAAGAAACCGCAACGAAAATGGACATGGCTCAGTCCTAATGGTCaagtaaaaaatgaaatagactacatACTTTCATCAGAAAAGTCTGTTGTACAAGACGTAACCGTTCTTAACCATTTTACAACTAGTAGTGACCATAGATTAGTTAGAGCA encodes:
- the LOC114342914 gene encoding tRNA modification GTPase GTPBP3, mitochondrial isoform X2, giving the protein MTGLSSTPMPRTAILKSIKNPINGEVIDKGLVLWFPGPKSFTGEDSVEFQVHGGVAIINAVLDSLGTISNLRLAEPGEFTRRAFFNGKLDLTEVEGLADLLQAETEAQRKQAYLQSQGSLSKLYNKWRTTLIRNVAHVEAHIDFEETETMDFGIIDSVKHDIQKLVKDIETHLADGRKGEILRCGVRTVILGEPNVGKSSLLNLLCHRPAAIVTPIEGTTRDILEVTLNIGGYPLVLADTAGLRSDSIDVVEKEGISRALQLYEKSDLVILVVDSERYLRWKNDHADLSFKDYLVDYLEKLKLSDLLKSTNTSDIHFNKQCILVFNKADLSEENIDVDMKTCVSISCITESGIPTLIESISSHLKDLCGEPTVEHPSMNQIRHRQHLTDCLKYLRLFIKSSDNHNQDLVIMAEHLRRSLKHLGKLLGKVTTEDLLDVIFKDFCIGK